Genomic segment of Candidatus Protochlamydia amoebophila UWE25:
GCAGGAATAACGATTTCTCCTATGGCACATCTAGGGCCTGAAGAAAGCCACCGAATATCATTGGCAATTTTAAACACTGAAACGGCCACCCTTTTTAAAGCCCCGCTAACTTCTACAAGAGCGTCATTAGTCGCGAGCGACTCAAATTTATTCCTGGCAGAAACAAAATTAAATCCGGACAACTCACTAATTTTTTCAGCCACTAATTTTGCGTAGTTGGGATGCGTATTCATTCCCGTTCCCACAGCAGTTGCTCCCAAGGCCAATTCAGAAAGATGCGCAAACGTATTTTTTAGAGCTTGTATTCCATGCTCTATTTGGCTGACATACCCCGAAAATTCTTGTCCAAGTGTTAAAGGGGTCGCATCCATTAAATGCGTACGCCCAATTTTTACAATATCTTTAAAAGCTTCAACTTTCGCTTCTAAAGTTTCTTTTAGTTCTCTTAAACTTGGTAACAACTTCTTAGATATATCAAACATCACCGCAATATGCATGGCTGAAGGAAACACATCATTAGACGATTGAGATAAGTTGACATCATCATTGGGATGGATCGGATATTTAGAACCAAGCACCCCACCCAGCTTTTCAATGGCCCTATTACTAATCACTTCATTGAGGTTCATGTTTGTTTGCGTTCCAGACCCTGTCTGCCAAACAGATAACGGAAATTGATCATCTAAGCAGCCAGATAAAATTTCGTCGCAAACTTCACAAATCACGAGTTGTTTATTTTTTGGTAATAAACCAAGCTGTTCGTTAGTTAAGGCGGCCGCTTTCTTGATTAGAGCAAGCGCATGAATTACTTCCTTAGGCATTTTTTCTATTCCAATCGAAAAATTATCGTAGGAACGCTTCGTTTGAGCTCCATAATAACAGTCTGCAGAAACTCTAACTTCTCCTAAGGTGTCTTTTTCTGTTCGATAGTCCATTTAATCTTATTCTCTCATATTCCAATAATGATATATTCTCAGTCTATTCTCATAACTGAGAATTTTATCAAGGTAAATTTTAGATCCTAAATATCCTAAATCATAGGCAGACTGCAAATATTTAATTGCCTCTTGATTATTTTGTGAACAACCTTGTCCTAAACAACAGAAAATGCCATAACGATGTTTTGCTTCAAGATGCCCCTGATCTGCAGCTCCTTTATAATATTCTGCAGCTTTTTGCTGATTTTTAGAGACACCATTTAAGCCATATTCATAACTCTTGGCAAGTTTAAATTGAGCCAACATGTATCCATTATTAGCGGCAGACTGACAAAGCTGTAAAGCCTTCTTTTCATTTTTTTCAACTCCATGCCCGCTTAAATATAGCAACGAAAGTCGATATCTCGCCTCTAAAGAACCATTATCACTAGCGAGTTTTAAATAAAAAACGGCTTGTTGCTCATCCGATTGTGTAATTCCCTTTCCTTCTAAATACATCAGACCAATTTTAAGTTGCGCGTTCGTAATATTTTGATGGGCAGCTAATCGATAGTAATAAAAAGCTTTTTCGTTATTTTGTTTAACTCCCTTGCCTGACTCATATAAGTAACCTAAATAATTTTGAGCTCGAGCATTTTTTTGACTGGCCAAAATTTTCACCGCTAAAGCTGTATTTCGTTCAGAACATGCACACGAAATAAAATTATTGACTCTACCAAGTAAGAAGTAAAAGATTGAAGTCATTTGTGAATTAACTAACACCACAGTCGCATGATAAAGCATTGACAGTCTTACCAACAGAGGTTTATTAAGCTCAGTTGGAAAGGGACTTAGTATCAATTGATTGACTGGATTGACTAAGTATTGACCGCAATAAAAATCCACTGCGTTCATAATGACCCCCACCACTTTCGCTAGAACTAATAAAACTTTTATTCTTGCTTGTTTTTTGTCTTTGAAAGCTAAATAAGCCAAAAAAAATTAAGACCAAAGCCTGTTTTGAATTACACATATTCTAATAATACGTATTGATGACCAAATTTTTGAGATCGAAAGCATTGATTTATTTGCAAATGATTTCAAAAAAATAATCGTATCAGCAAGCGTTAAAGTTACTCTTCCCGTTTCTTTTTTTAGCTAATAAATCAAATGATGCAAGAACTGTCTCATAAGGGAATTTTCTATTATTTTTATTGATAGATTTTAGATTTATCGTTTTTTCTGATATCTGTCAAATTTTCTTAAGAATGTGCAAATGCTTAGAAATTTATTTGCTTAACCATACTGCAACAAAACACAAATACCTAACCATAAACAACTTATATAACATCCAAATTGTTTATTTTAACCTAGAAAGTTACTCTGATCAAAAATAATTCAACTTAAATTTTTGACTAGAATTTACCCACAAAAATTTTAAATTGCGTTTATCTTTTATTTTTTTCAAATAAAGCTTACTGATTAGTTACAAATTTTTTAAGTTAACCTGTCCATTTGAAATAAGAAAAGGACCTTCCGTTTGAGGCAAAAAATGATAGGTGCCAATTCCTATAGGTGAAGTCAGCTTTAATCTTGCAGCCATTGAAATGAGGTGGGAGAGTCCCAATTCACTTTCAAAACTACTACTTAGAACGAATTCAATATTGCGTTGTTTGGCCCATTTATATACAGGCAAACAAGTTGTCATTCCCCCTTGTAGAGTGGGTTTATAAATAAGAGATTTAAGAGAGCATAAAGTTTCTAAATCTTGAAGAGAAAAATTTGAAGGAAAAGACTCATCAACAGCAAGGGGATGAGAAAAAAGAGATAATTCTTTAGGGTTTTGAAAAGGCTCTTCAACATAATCAAAACTATCTAAAGAATATTCTGAAAAGAATTGTAAAGAATCTTCCGTTTTCCAGGCTCGATTAACATCTATTCTTAAACGAAAAGTATCTTTTAATTGGTGAATAAGCTTTGCAGCATCGGAGAACGAAAGTTGGCTGACTTTAAGTTTAGCTATTTGATAACCTTCTTGTAGGCGAAGTTTTGCTTGAGCAAGAATTTCTTTTTTGGATCCCATCAATAAGGCGCTTACTGGTATAGAATATGTTTTTAAAGGATCTAAAAAGGATAGAAGAGCCGATTCTATTCCAAATTGTACCGAGGGAAAAAGATGAAGATGCATTAATGCATCTCTATAATTTTCAATTGTCCAATCTATATTTAAAATAAAGCTTTTTTTGGCATCAATTTGGCGAATAGCCTCTTCTAAGGTTTCTTTGCTCCAAGGGGGTAATGGGGCGACTTCTCCTTTTGAGATATTTCCTTTTTTATCAACTAAAGAAATAATCGCAATAGATCTTTTTAATCCATTAGTGAGTGTAAATTGCCGAAGATTGCAAATAAATTTTTCGAATTTCATTAGACCTTTTACATCACGAGCTTTTTTTAAAAACCAATTTTAACAGGCAGATAGAATAATTACGCAAGAAACTATTTATCAATGTTTTCTTTTTTAATTTAAAATTTGTGATAGCTTAGATTTTTTTAATACTTACAATATCTAAACAATAAAGCGAGCCAATCATTTCAATTTTCTTTAGGTTTGACGTAAGAACTCGAAGTCACTTCAGCTTTTTATGACCTTTTTTTGATTTATTTTCACCAGGTTATTCCGGATATCTGTCAGAATACGTTTTTGAACAATTTGGCAAGATTAAGAAAGTAAAATAATTGAGCCTATTTTGTTATTAACCTGAATTTTGGGTTTTTAGACAGCTATTAACAATAGGCAATGTTGTTTTTGCTAAGTTGATAGATGGTTTTTTGGGTTAGTGAGGATAAGCGAGCAATCCCTGTCAATAGATTAATCAAAAAATTTCCGGCGCTACTGTGATGTGTCTATTCAATCTAAGAAATATTTTTTAATAGATGGCTTACCGTTTCAATGATAGCTCGTTTTCTAAGAATTTTGTCTGCCAACTTCATCAGCTTCTGCATCCTATTCGATTTTATGTTCGTCAATCGTTCGGGATCTTGTTTCAAAAGCCTTTTTGAAAGTTCTTTCGAAATAAACCCTTACCACCAAATAGCTTCTCCAAATCCCTTTCAATAATCTTTCGGCAACAGAGACATCAGTAACATGTCCAGTTAAGCTGAAAAGCCAAAATTTCCTTTCTCATTAAGCATGAGATGTCATTTAAATCCGAAAAACCATTCTAAGGTTGTTTTCTCTCTTTTTGCCAAACTTTGGAATACCTTGTTTCTTTTTATGCGTCTATTGTGGCAAACATCTATCGATGGAAAATCAATAAAAGCAATTCTTGTGATTTCTCCTCTTTTGTCCAAAAGATAAGCAAATACAGGACCAAAAAGGTTCTTCTTTAAATAAACAAAGCGGCTAGTACTCATTAAGTTTGAAAATTCTTTACCTAAGTAGTTGGTAACATACCCATAAAGTTGCTT
This window contains:
- a CDS encoding o-succinylbenzoate synthase gives rise to the protein MKFEKFICNLRQFTLTNGLKRSIAIISLVDKKGNISKGEVAPLPPWSKETLEEAIRQIDAKKSFILNIDWTIENYRDALMHLHLFPSVQFGIESALLSFLDPLKTYSIPVSALLMGSKKEILAQAKLRLQEGYQIAKLKVSQLSFSDAAKLIHQLKDTFRLRIDVNRAWKTEDSLQFFSEYSLDSFDYVEEPFQNPKELSLFSHPLAVDESFPSNFSLQDLETLCSLKSLIYKPTLQGGMTTCLPVYKWAKQRNIEFVLSSSFESELGLSHLISMAARLKLTSPIGIGTYHFLPQTEGPFLISNGQVNLKNL
- the fumC gene encoding class II fumarate hydratase, producing MDYRTEKDTLGEVRVSADCYYGAQTKRSYDNFSIGIEKMPKEVIHALALIKKAAALTNEQLGLLPKNKQLVICEVCDEILSGCLDDQFPLSVWQTGSGTQTNMNLNEVISNRAIEKLGGVLGSKYPIHPNDDVNLSQSSNDVFPSAMHIAVMFDISKKLLPSLRELKETLEAKVEAFKDIVKIGRTHLMDATPLTLGQEFSGYVSQIEHGIQALKNTFAHLSELALGATAVGTGMNTHPNYAKLVAEKISELSGFNFVSARNKFESLATNDALVEVSGALKRVAVSVFKIANDIRWLSSGPRCAIGEIVIPANEPGSSIMPGKVNPTQSEALMMIAIQVMGNDGIIGFAGSQGNLELNVFRPLIIYNLIQSIRLLSDAISNFNQKCVVGIEANQTRIAEHLNRSLMLATALNHAIGYDRASQIVKKAYLENITLKEAALALAFLTEDEFDQIMDPKKMIGPMT
- a CDS encoding tetratricopeptide repeat protein → MNAVDFYCGQYLVNPVNQLILSPFPTELNKPLLVRLSMLYHATVVLVNSQMTSIFYFLLGRVNNFISCACSERNTALAVKILASQKNARAQNYLGYLYESGKGVKQNNEKAFYYYRLAAHQNITNAQLKIGLMYLEGKGITQSDEQQAVFYLKLASDNGSLEARYRLSLLYLSGHGVEKNEKKALQLCQSAANNGYMLAQFKLAKSYEYGLNGVSKNQQKAAEYYKGAADQGHLEAKHRYGIFCCLGQGCSQNNQEAIKYLQSAYDLGYLGSKIYLDKILSYENRLRIYHYWNMRE